GCCGCCCCCTTGGGCCGGGCCTCCCCCCCGCCGCCCCCCCCCCGCGCCGCCCCCCCCCCCCCCGGGGGGGGGCCCCCCCGCCCCCCGCCGGGCCGCCCCCCCCCGCCCGGGGGGGCGGGGCCCCCCCCCGCCGCACCGGCTCGCCGGCGAACGGCACGAGCACCTCCGACGCGGCGTCCTCGGTGGCCACCGGCGTCCATGCGCTGTCGTCGAAACCGGCCGTGCTCCAGGCCGGATCGTGCCGGCGGGCGTCGAAGCGCTCGCCGATGAAGAGGTCGGACCAGACCCACGGCCCGTCGGCGCTGACCACGTCGCCGCCCGAGGTGAGCACCTGACGACGGCCGTCGGCGGTGGTCAGGTGCAGCTGCCAGATCGCGCTGGTGCTGTCGCCGAACTGGGCGCTCGACCCGGTGAGCCCGATCCGCCCGGCCCACCAGCCGTCGGCCAGGGCCACACCGAGCACGTTCTCGCCCACTGCGATCAGCCCGGTCACGTCGTAGCACTGCACCGAGACGCGCGAGCCGTAGCTGTCCGAGCCCGGCGCCAGCACCTCGTCACCGGCCACCGTGCCGTTCACCCGCGCGGAGTAGACGCCACGGGCGGTCATGAACAGCCGGGCCCGCACCACCGGGGCCGCCACGGTGAACCGCTGCCGCAGCAACCGGACCGGCCGCAGACGGTCGGCCACCGGGCCGGCCGGACGGCGGCCGGTGATCCAGTCCAGCATCGTCCAGCGCTCGGTGGTGGTGGCCCGGTCCTTCGGGGTGACCCACTGCGCGCGCCAGTCCTCCGGGCGCAGCAACGCGGTGCCGAACCCGGCCGTGGCCCAGGAACTCACGGTGCCGGCCTGGTCGGTGATCCGCACCCGCCACTCGTAGTCGGTGTCGGATTCCAGCTCGGCACCGGGCATCTCGACCAGATGACTCTCCCGGGAGACGACCCGGCCGCTGCTCGCGACCGGCCGGCCGGCCCGCAGCACCTCGATCTCGTAACCGGCCTGGGAACGGCCCGGAAGCCAGGACAGACGGGGACGGGAAGTGGCGACCGCCAGGGGGGTTCGCTGGTACTCGACCGACAGACCGGTGACCGGGGAATCGCTCACGACATGCTCCTTCGCATCCGTCCTCACTGGTGCCCGGCAACCGAAAGTACCTGGCTTCCCGCGAAAAGGGAACGCGTTCGGTTTTCACAGGAACCCGCTGGTCACCTACCCTGAGCGGATGAGTGAGCCACGCCGACGTGGGAGCTACGCCGTGGGCCGGGAGCGCCGGGAAAGGATTCTCGACGCCGCCACCGAGCGATTCGCCACCTCCGGGTACACCAGCACCTCGATGGCGCGAATAGCGAAGGATGTCGGGATCTCCACCACCGGCCTGGTGCACCACTTCCCGACCAAGCAGCACCTGCTGCTGGCCGTCGCGGACCGGCGTTTCGACAGTGCGGGGGTGGTGGCCGGGCCGGCGACGAGCGCGGACGGCGAGCAGCTGATCCGCTCGCTCCAGTCGATCACCCGGCATTTCCTCGACCAGCCGGGCTTGATCGAACTGTTCGTGGCACTCAGCGCCGAGGCGGCGGACCCCTCCAGCGCCGCGCACGAGCTGTTCGCGGCGCGCTACGAGCGCATCATCGACGACATCGCCGGGCGCTTCCGGGCGTGCGCCCGCGGCGGTTCGTTCCGCGCCGACGTGGACTACGACGCGATCGCCCGGGAGGTGGTCGCGGTGTCGGACGGCATGCAGCTCCAGTGGGTGCTCTCCGGCCGCCGCACCGACCTGGCGGGCGACAGCGAGAGGTACCTGAGCCGCCTGGCCCAGGCCCTTCGTCCTTCCCCGCCTCCTGCGTGAGACGTTTCAGCAGGCACCACGAACGGACGACGGGGAGCTGCGCCGCACGCCCCCGTCGTCCCCCGTTCTGCAGCTTGCCGGGACAGGTTCACCCGACCGCCCACCGATAGCCCGGGAATCCTCGGCCGAGGACACTGGATGGTCCCGGCCCGGCCGTGCTACGTTCTGATGAAACGTTTCAACGAGGAACGGACAACGCCGTCATGACACAATTTCCGGACGTCGCGCCCCAGCTCGCGCAGCAGGCGATCGAGCTCCCCTCCTGGGCCTTCGGCAACTCCGGCACCCGCTTCAAGGTCTTCGGCTCCGCCGGCACCGCCCGCGACCCGTTCGAGAAGATCGCCGACGCCGCGCAGGTGCACCAGTACACCGGCCTGTCCCCCAGCGTCGCCCTCCACATCCCCTGGGACCGGGTGGAGTCGTTCGCCGACCTGCGAAAGCACGCTGAAGACCTGGGCGTTCAGCTCGGTACCATCAATTCCAACACCTTCCAGGACGACGAGTACAAGCTCGGCGCCCTGACCCACACCGACGCGAAGATCCGGCAGCGGGCCATCGACCACCACTTCGAGTGCATCGACGTGATGAACGAGACCGGCAGCCGCGACCTGAAGATCTGGCTCGCCGAGGGCACCAACTACCCGGGCCAGGGCGACCTGCGCGGCCGCCAGGACCGGCTGGCCGAGTCGCTGGCCACGATCTATCAGCGGATCGGCGAGAACCAGCGCCTGGTGCTCGAATACAAGTTCTTCGAGCCCGCCTTCTATCACACCGACGTGCCGGACTGGGGCACCAGCTACACCCAGGTGGCCGCGCTCGGCGAGCGCGCCGTGGTCTGCCTCGACACCGGTCACCACGCCCCGGGCACGAACATCGAGTTCATCGTGATGCAGCTGCTGCGCCTGTCGAAACTCGGCTCGTTCGACTTCAACTCGCGGTTCTACGCGGACGACGACCTGATCGTCGGCGCGGCCGACCCGTTCCAGCTGTTCCGCATCCTGTTCGAGGTGATCCGGGGCGGCGGCTACGGCAACCCGGACGTCGCCTTCATGCTCGACCAGTGCCACAACATCGAGCAGAAGATCCCCGGCCAGATCCGCTCCGTACTCAACGTGCAGGAGATGACGGCCCGGGCCCTGCTGGTGGACACCCAGGCACTGGCCGCGGCGCAGGAGGCCGGCGAGGTGCTCGC
The sequence above is drawn from the Kineosporia corallincola genome and encodes:
- a CDS encoding alpha-L-rhamnosidase N-terminal domain-containing protein gives rise to the protein MSDSPVTGLSVEYQRTPLAVATSRPRLSWLPGRSQAGYEIEVLRAGRPVASSGRVVSRESHLVEMPGAELESDTDYEWRVRITDQAGTVSSWATAGFGTALLRPEDWRAQWVTPKDRATTTERWTMLDWITGRRPAGPVADRLRPVRLLRQRFTVAAPVVRARLFMTARGVYSARVNGTVAGDEVLAPGSDSYGSRVSVQCYDVTGLIAVGENVLGVALADGWWAGRIGLTGSSAQFGDSTSAIWQLHLTTADGRRQVLTSGGDVVSADGPWVWSDLFIGERFDARRHDPAWSTAGFDDSAWTPVATEDAASEVLVPFAGEPVRRGGAPPPRAGGGGPAGGGGAPPRGGGGRRGGGAAGGRPGPRGR
- a CDS encoding TetR/AcrR family transcriptional regulator; protein product: MSEPRRRGSYAVGRERRERILDAATERFATSGYTSTSMARIAKDVGISTTGLVHHFPTKQHLLLAVADRRFDSAGVVAGPATSADGEQLIRSLQSITRHFLDQPGLIELFVALSAEAADPSSAAHELFAARYERIIDDIAGRFRACARGGSFRADVDYDAIAREVVAVSDGMQLQWVLSGRRTDLAGDSERYLSRLAQALRPSPPPA
- the rhaI gene encoding L-rhamnose isomerase; protein product: MTQFPDVAPQLAQQAIELPSWAFGNSGTRFKVFGSAGTARDPFEKIADAAQVHQYTGLSPSVALHIPWDRVESFADLRKHAEDLGVQLGTINSNTFQDDEYKLGALTHTDAKIRQRAIDHHFECIDVMNETGSRDLKIWLAEGTNYPGQGDLRGRQDRLAESLATIYQRIGENQRLVLEYKFFEPAFYHTDVPDWGTSYTQVAALGERAVVCLDTGHHAPGTNIEFIVMQLLRLSKLGSFDFNSRFYADDDLIVGAADPFQLFRILFEVIRGGGYGNPDVAFMLDQCHNIEQKIPGQIRSVLNVQEMTARALLVDTQALAAAQEAGEVLAANQIFMDAFYTDVRGDLAAWRETRGLPADPMKAYLESGYQQQIEGDRVGGAQASWGA